GCTTTGTTTCCCCAACTAGAACATTGGCTTCAGCTCCCAGGAGGCAGGAACCTCTCAGCCTGTCTGACTCACCGCCATATTTATAGGGCTCCGTGAGTCCTCCATGCTGGGAGAAAAGGAGAGCACTGGCTGATCAGGAAAGGTCCAGAAAGCCAGTTCTTAGGAAGGGCCCCCTCTGAGAGCCAGGTACTTGGAAGATGCTGACCTGCTCAGGAGTGAGCATGGAGCCTTGGAAGAAACTAATATGCACAACCTGAGGGGCCCAGTGCAGCCTTACCCAATGATATCCACCAGGGCGGTGAGGAAGGGTTTCACCTCATAGTGTAGGCCATGCTTGGTGCAGAACGCCTTGACCAGGGGGGCCACCCTGCGGTAGTTGTGCCTTGGCATTGTGGGAAAGAGGCTGGAAGGGCAGGCAAGATCTGAGTAGGGAGTTGCCAGAGGGTACCCACCTACTCCTCATCCTCCAGACCACATCTTCTAGGGATCCCACAGAGGTAAGTTCTGGGCCCTAGTTTTGACCTCACCCTGTACCCAGCAAGCCCTACAGGCCACACTTACTGGTGCTCAATCTGGAAATTGAGGTGCCCACTGAACCAGTCAATGAACAGCGAAGGTTCCACATTGCAGGTGGCTGCCAGCTGCCAGGAGCAGGAGGGGTACAAGTGAGGGAGATTGGCTCTGAACCTTAACCCCACCACCTGGCAGCCTCAGCAAGGCCTGATCCTTCCCAGGCCCCACCAGGCTCCCCAGTGCCTACCTGAGAGCTGGCCCAGTCTCGGTGCTTTTCATGGCCAATCTCCTTGGGGATGTGGTTCATCTGTGTGATCCACACAAACCAGTGGCTCTCCAGGACCCTGTGAGGGAGGCTTTGGTACTGCCCTAGATCCCGCTCAGAGTGGAGGctagcatgcatacatacagcgTCCCCGTCTGTACAATGGAATTATCTAGTTGCTTCCACCTTGACATTTAAAGAAACTTCATAGAGCAGTGTCCCTGGTGAGTCTGAGGGCCACCCCCAGAGCCATGACCAAGCCAAGCTGCTTTCCTCAGAGCCGCTAGCCCCAGGGTCTGGCTACTCTGCTGGTGTTTGAGTATCCTAACACTGAAGAGGTGGCACCAGCACCCATCCTGCACAGGGACAACAGGCTAAGCAGGGAGGGGTGAGGTCAGGGTCCCCGGCCACCTGTGTGAGATCTCCCCATTCCTGTCACTTTGAATCTGGCCATACCTGACAGCAACAAAGAGAAGCAGTGTCCCAGTTGCACCATAGAAGGGAGCGTAGGACAAGAAGAAACGGGAGTAGAAACTGGCAGCCCACAGCAAGTCCTACAGGGAGGACAGAGGCAATGTTGAGTGTGGCCTCCTCCGGGTTAGGGGAGccgggaggcaggaggaagggctGGGGTCATTCAACCCTCTTTCATTTGCTTCAGGGCTCCGGACAGGCCACTGCCCCTCATCGGGCTTCTGCTTTCATGGCTGAGTAAAAGGATGGGCTCCCTGCCTTGTCACCAGTTAGGGCTGGCCATGATGGTGACTTGAAGGGTGCGTTAGGAAAGCCTATGCCTGGGATACAGACGCCTGGCAGTCAGTCCAGAGATTCTCCGCATGAGGGGAGCTCCTTCACAGAAGAGAGCCTCAGCATACCCAGAGGTGCATACTCCTCTCTTcttgcgcgcacacacacacacacacactcacacacacacacacacacacactcacacacacacacacacactcacacacacacacactcacacacactcacacacacactcacacactcacacacacactcacacacactcacacacacacacacactcacacacacacactcacacacacacactcacacacacactcacacacacacacacacacactcacacacacactcacacacactcacacacacacacacactcacacacacacactcacacacacacacaccacacacacactcacacacacacactcacacacacacacacactcacacacacacacacacacactcacacacacactcacacacacacacacacacactcacacacactcacacacacactcacacacacacactcacactcacacacacactcacacacacactcacacacacacacacacactcacacacacacactcacacacacactcacacacacacacactcacacacacactcacacacacacacacacacacacactcacacacacacactcacacacacacactcacacacacactcacacacgcgcacacacacgcacacacactcacacacccacccccacccccaggggtGGACAGTGCCCCCCTGAAGCCCTCTTGCTTGCGGTCTTGAGCACTCACCGTCCACTGCAGGCACACCAGCATGTATGCCAGATTTTCCACTTCAAAGTTCACCAAGGTGAGCAGTGGCGGGCCAACTGCAAGAAGGGAGCATAGGGGCATGCAGTAACAGGGGCGGGGTACCCGGGAGGGAGAGGTGGGCAGAGAAGTGAAGAGGCCGTTCCTCCAGGAACACCCACAGCATATAAATGTGGACCTATCCATTGAGATGACCTCACAGTTCCCACAGGGCCTGACTCATACTCAGTCTCTCGGTAGCTGGCTCTTGGCCCTGTTTCCCACCTCCCTTGTCCCTTGTATAGGTCAGGAGCCAGCCTTACATATTTCTGCCCTTGAGTCTACCCTGTCCCTGTTTGCAGAGGCAATTACAAAACACGCTAGGACTCTAGACAACCCTTGCTCGAGGGCAGAGAGACTCTGGGGAGTGTGGGAAAGAGTGGGGACAGCCCGAGCAGAAGGTGGCTTGGAGCCCTTGGGAGGACAGCATATCCCCACCCCAAAGGGCCAGCAGGTACTCACTGAGGAAGAAGTACAGATGTTGATGGTTGTAAGGCAGATATCTGCGTTTCTTCTTGCCATACTGTGGAGACAGGCGTCGGCTGGGGAGAACAGCTCTCCAGGCCAAGATCAGGGGGCTGGCTGAGGCCAAGGTCAAAGGCAACTCTAGATTCTAGCCACTGGGCCACTCATCCCCAGGTGGCTAGGAGATGGGGGAGGACTGGACCTAGAGCTAGAATGCAGGCTAAGCTGGGGGCAAGCATGGGGTCTCAGTCCCTGCCAAGTCCCCTGAGCTGCAGGCCTGTCCTGAGTGTCCATGTCCTATCCACTTACCTCCACAGATGACTCCCCCAGGAGGAAGACAGGTGCCACAGTCACATCCGGGTCCTTGTGGAAGATGTTGGGCTTGGCATGGTGCTGGAAGTGGCGGAAATTCCACCAATGGGCAGAGAAGCCCTGGGGGGAGAAGGGATCTCAGGTGTGGAGTCAGGCTGTGCCCCTACTTGGCACCCGCACACCTGAGCAAACCCAGTACAGAGCCCCCATTCCATGCCTGGGTGCCCACCCGGATCCACACTCACTTTCAACTGCCCCATCACGAACTGCTGGGCCACATGGTTCCACCTGGACTTAGTGAAGATGGAGGCATGGCCTAGATCATGTTGCAGACACCAGCACTGGGCCTGGGGGGGTAGGTCAAGAGTAGAGGAGAAATCCAGGAGCGATGGAGGAGGCTACCTGGCACTAGGGGTCCACACCCACTGCTGATGCTCCACCTACTACTGCTGTTGCACCGAAAGCAGCTGCCTCTTTTACTGGGCCAATGCACCCGAGTTtgatagtgtgtgtgcatgcgaaTGCCAGGCTTCAGAAAAGTCATACCTCTGAACATAGGCTTCAGAAGCAAACTTTCTGTTCTTCTCATAGCTTCCTGTCGCCTGCTTCCCTGCATCCCCCAAGACAAATGATAGAACCTAGAATTCTCTACCCTCCCTGAGGCAGGCCATAGACACAAGGGCTCTTCCCAAAAGCCTGAACTCACTACTCTAATTTCCCTTTTGCCTTGCTGCTGGCCTTGAAGAAGGGCCACCTCATCTGGTAAGAGCTCCTAAGACCCTGTTTAGGGAAGCGTTCCATCCCATACCTGGGAGGGAAGATGCCTTCGAAAGAGGCCAAGAAGAATCTGAGGCAACAGGCTTTGCCAGGTTTCCACTGGCTCAGACCCTCTTATTCTATTTCCATCACACAGATCTTTTGTGTCTAATCCCATTCCTACAGGCTGTCCCTGCTGCACAGACCctacacataaaaacacaagtGGAAAGTTCACCCTGGTCTTTTGCTCTTTAATTGAGGGCTCCTTGGTCACATAACGCTATGATCGGATACATTTTCTAGGTTTTTCTTTTGCTAATCTGTCTTTTGTTACTGGGGTGTTAGCAATGACTTTCATGTTAGGCAGAGAGTGATCACCCTTTTCGTCACCTGCACAAATCTTGTCATGCATAGGGCTGTGACATTCTGGATCGGGCACATCTTAAGGGCCTCTAGCATTtcacttattcattcatctacccatccacccattctttctttcattcataaaaaaaaaaaactgttctgcATTTCCAAATAGGCGGGACTCCCATATCTGCTGTGTAGTCTTGGGGTTACCTGAGAGATGGCCAGAATGAGAGCAGCAAGGATGCTGGACACCCAGCCTGGGCCGAAGAGGTAGATGATAAGCCAGGCCAGCAACTCCATAGCCAGGATGTGGCCCAGCAGGAGTGCAAAGAAAGTACGGTCAGCTTCAAATAGCTTCATGTCTTCAGCTGCCTGGCGCAAGGCTCGGAAATCCTCAATCAGCTGGGTCTGTGGCAGGAGAGTGGTCCAGCAGATGAGGAATCTGGGACCATCAGAGTTCCCAGAAACTTCCCTCTGCTTCTCAAACCATCCTGTTTCCCATTGTTGGGTCCAGGTGTTAGCAAAGGTGATGGACAGAAGAACAAGAACACCAGCCAGGGTGTGATCTGGGGAACTAGCTAGTGGCTAAGTCTCTCCCTGACCCCAAAGATGTGGGGTAGGTGATAAGCAGAGAAAATCAAAGCCAGTAGAGGGACCCTTCCAGACTCAAAACACCCTCACTGTAGAATGTGGTGGGCACTGGATCTAGGGCAGAAAGAGGCCTCATCTGGAGACCCACAGCAAGTTCCTAGCTAAGTCAGATCTGGAATCCTTACTTGTACAGGACAT
The DNA window shown above is from Cricetulus griseus strain 17A/GY chromosome 3, alternate assembly CriGri-PICRH-1.0, whole genome shotgun sequence and carries:
- the Fads3 gene encoding fatty acid desaturase 3 gives rise to the protein MGGVGEPGGGPGPREGPAPLGAPLPIFRWEQIRQHDLPGDKWLVIERRVYDISRWAQRHPGGSRLIGHHGAEDATDAFHAFHQDLHYVRKFLKPLLIGELAPEEPSQDGAQNTQLIEDFRALRQAAEDMKLFEADRTFFALLLGHILAMELLAWLIIYLFGPGWVSSILAALILAISQAQCWCLQHDLGHASIFTKSRWNHVAQQFVMGQLKGFSAHWWNFRHFQHHAKPNIFHKDPDVTVAPVFLLGESSVEYGKKKRRYLPYNHQHLYFFLIGPPLLTLVNFEVENLAYMLVCLQWTDLLWAASFYSRFFLSYAPFYGATGTLLLFVAVRVLESHWFVWITQMNHIPKEIGHEKHRDWASSQLAATCNVEPSLFIDWFSGHLNFQIEHHLFPTMPRHNYRRVAPLVKAFCTKHGLHYEVKPFLTALVDIIGSLKKSGDIWLDAYLHQ